Within Paenibacillus sabinae T27, the genomic segment CAGATCGAAGATCCTGCTGTCAAAATATGTGGCGATGGTGCTGTTCAGCATTCTCACGACGGTACTGCTAGCGGTTTGTGCGTTCGGTGCATCCCGCATCCTGTTCCCGACTGAAGGAGCGTCCACGCTGGTCGGCAGCTGGAGTCAGGGAACCTACAGTTTGCTGGATATCGGCTGCCGGTATATCGAGTTGTTCCTGACCGCGGCGATTGCCTTCATGGTTTCCAGCGTGTTCCGCGCAAGCGGGCTGGCGATCGGCTTGTCGCTGTTTATTATGTTCGCCAAGGATGTATTTACCGCCATTTTCAGTCCCGAGCGTTATGAATGGGCGAAGTACCTGCTGTTTACCCACATGAACCTGAGCTCATATCTGGTTTCCGACCAAGGACCTGGAGGCGTGACCCTTGGCTTCTCCATT encodes:
- a CDS encoding ABC transporter permease, which encodes MLFLLVVLSILMPVLIYVTSEPQYRPGMWNSFQMTLSAMFFLNTIFTVVIASDAVAGEFSWGTIKLLLIRPWSRSKILLSKYVAMVLFSILTTVLLAVCAFGASRILFPTEGASTLVGSWSQGTYSLLDIGCRYIELFLTAAIAFMVSSVFRASGLAIGLSLFIMFAKDVFTAIFSPERYEWAKYLLFTHMNLSSYLVSDQGPGGVTLGFSIAVLAIYYAVFLLLSWVVFSRRDVAG